The Syntrophorhabdaceae bacterium genome contains a region encoding:
- the pxpB gene encoding 5-oxoprolinase subunit PxpB, with the protein MKILRCGEDGIRIILGEAVDPEVNLKVRQCDSFLRTLGLKEIVDVIPSFKSCLIHYDPDRISFQDIQAMILERQGEIDRVEVLASRAWEIPVHYGSAEGPDMDFVCSYSGLTREEVIEIHTSAVYTVFAVGFMPGFPYLGILDKRLYVPRLDTPRIKVPEGSVGLAQLQTGIYPFESPAGWRIIGKTELRLFDSKKEPYSLLRIGDTVKLAAL; encoded by the coding sequence ATGAAAATCTTAAGGTGCGGCGAAGACGGGATTCGCATAATCCTTGGTGAGGCAGTCGATCCCGAGGTCAACCTGAAGGTGAGGCAATGTGACTCATTTTTGAGGACTCTCGGACTTAAGGAAATCGTCGACGTAATCCCTTCTTTTAAATCCTGTCTCATTCATTACGATCCGGACCGGATTTCCTTCCAGGATATTCAGGCGATGATCCTTGAAAGGCAAGGCGAGATCGACAGGGTGGAGGTCCTGGCCTCCCGGGCCTGGGAAATACCGGTCCATTATGGCTCGGCCGAGGGGCCCGATATGGACTTTGTCTGCTCCTATTCCGGACTCACGAGGGAGGAAGTGATAGAGATCCACACGTCCGCGGTTTACACGGTCTTCGCGGTCGGTTTCATGCCGGGATTTCCCTATCTGGGCATCCTGGATAAGAGACTCTACGTCCCCCGGCTCGACACGCCAAGGATTAAAGTTCCCGAAGGCTCGGTGGGGCTTGCTCAGCTCCAGACAGGTATTTATCCCTTTGAATCGCCTGCGGGCTGGCGTATCATCGGGAAGACGGAATTGAGGCTTTTCGACTCTAAGAAAGAGCCCTACAGCCTGCTTCGCATTGGCGACACGGTAAAGTTGGCGGCCTTATGA